TAAATGCAGTTTGACCTACGATGGGCATGTAGGCGAACTGGAATTAACGAAAATAAAGGCAACAGAAGCCGGCAGTAAGCTTGTCGTGAAGGATACAACAAAAGAAATAATTTCCCATTTACATAAAAAACTAGCAGAGGATGAAAGCTTCAATGCACCGATTTTTGTCAATTATCCGGTGCATCGGAATGTGAAGGATATCCCAGAGAAAATTAAGGCGAGAAAGGGCCTTGATCCTTATTCAGCCTATCACCAATGTTTTTCGCGGGATGTTGATTTTGGGTCGTTTTTTGAATGGTTTTTGCAACAGTCTCAAATTGAGTCGTTGCGGGCTGGGACGGATTCTATTAGTCAAGAGGAGGACGCCGCCAAGCCTTTGCAATCAGCACCAGCGTCCCTAGAACCATCATGGGAGAATCAGCTCAATGCAGTTCGAAAGGCGATTTATAATTTTTTACCGGGATTTTCGGATTTAAAGGTGCTACGGAATGGGAAAGCTCGAGTGATTGTTACGAAAGGGAAGCAATGCCTTGAGGTTAACCAATTATCAAATGGTGAGAAAGTCACGCTTGCAATGATTGGCGACTTGGCGCGACGGTTAGCATTGGCTAATCCAAGTCTTGAAAACCCTTTGGAAGGGGAAGGGATTGTCTTAATCGATGAGATTGAGCTTCATCTTCATCCAGCTTGGCAGCGTGAAATAATCAACTTGCTTCAGTCTACATTTCCTAATATTCAATTTATCCTGTCCACCCATTCTCCACAAGTATTGGGCGAGCTGAGTGATGCTGAAATCTTTTTTGTAACGCAGGAGGAAGATGGTGAGGAAATCAAGGTTCGCAGTGTACCATCTTTATTTGGCAAAGATTCAAATATGATCCTCGAGCAATTTATGGGTGTGGCTGAAAAAAATGAGGAAATAAAGTATATGCTGCAAAAGCTATTTCGTTACATTATGGAGTCTAAGCTTGTTGAAGCGAAACGAATGCAGGAACAGTTAGTTGAGATTTTAGGCAGTGATGATCCGAATTTGGTCAAAGCGGATATGATTATTCGGAGAAAAGAGAGCTTGGGGCAATGAAGCATATTGAAAAAAAGCCCTCACCAAGTGCATTTGAACATTGGAAGAAATCAGCCGGAGGTTCTGCAAGCTACCCGACGATTCCTCCGGCCATCAAAAATATTGTCCGCGAAAGCTTGCTAGATGAACAGTACTGGCTTTGTTGTTATTGTGGTCTCAGTTTGACCAGAAATAATATTCATATTGAGCATTTTCGACCACAATCTAAATTTAGATCACTGCAGTTAGACTACCGAAATCTTCATGCCTCTTGCATGGGAAAATTGGTTCATCATGACAAAGAGGTTTCCGACTTCTGTGGCCATTCAAAAAAGGATTGGTTTGACCCGGATTTGATGGTCTCACCGCTTGATCCGAATTGTGAAAGTTATTTTGAATATGGCTTTGATGGAACGGTTATTGGGGCCAATCATAACCGTGCTGCTGAAGAAACCATTCATCGCCTAGGCTTGAATACCTACTTACCGATAAAACAACGAGAAGAAGCGATTAATGCGATATTTGATTTGATCGATTTCTCAGATACAGAACAAATCAAGGAAATGATCCAATTTCTCGAAACACCCGATTCCACCAATAGACTACCATCGTTCGGTTACATAATTAGTAGATTACTAAAAACATTGCTTTAAAGCGGTAGAGTAATGGGGGACTGTCCCCCGCTGCTTTATCGCGTTAGTGTAGTGGGGGTCAGACCCCCATTGCATTAGTGCGTTAGTGACAAACCTCCAAATGAAACAGGCGGACTAGAATTGAAGTTCTAGTCCGCTTGTTTGTCTCATATTTTATAATGTGGGATTGTGTTTGCCCATGCCCATTCCCGCTTTATTAGCCCAGGCATTATTCATTTTTGTTTTGATCATCCGTTTTCGGCGATTGTGGTGTTTGCTGTTGCTGACTGCTGAGCTGAGCATCTGGGCTATCTATATTTCCAACATTATTTTGGTTTGGTGCATTATGATTAGGTGATGTCGGCGGACTCGCTCCAGCGATTGGTCCCGATCCAGGTCCTGCTCCGGCTCTTGGTAGCGATTCTGTTTGCTGAGTAATTCTTGGTCCTGCTCGATGATCAACTGCGGGTCCTCCAGCAGTAATCGCCATCACTTTTGGTTTTTTCGGAACGAAAACAAACGTAAACAGCATTAAAATGATAATCAGTAATCCTGCCAAACCGTCGACTATATAGAAGATAGTCGAATAATTAGACCAGAGGATTTTACTATCATCTACCTTTTTCTCAGAATCGGTAATGTATTTATCGATAGATGAATGATTTGGGAAGATTCGTTTAACCGATTCAAATTTTTCTAAGGCATCTTTATAGTATCCACCCCAATACAGGTCCAGACCTTCCTTAAATAATTTATCTGTTTCGCTGCTAGTATTTTTGGCGCCAGCTTGATTGACAAATTCTTTTACGGTGTTAACCGGCATCATAAAGTCAAATCCAGTTAATTCTGAGCCGAAGGTGAGGAGACCTACTATTTCCCCTTTATCATTAATAACTGGTCCACCACTGTTACCGGTTGACGTTGCAGCGTTAATTTGAATGACGCTCGTTCCTGTTTCCAGCTTTTTAGATGTAGCCGAAATTTCACCGGAGTTCATGGTTGACTCTAATGAAGAATCAACTGATAGTATGTTAAATTCTACTACTGAAGGGTAACCAATTGCCCATACTTTTTCTTGATCTTCTACGGCATCGGAATTACCCAATTTCAATGTTGGAAGGTTTTTACCTTCTATTTTTAAGACCGCAACGTCCTTCCAGTCTCCATCTTTTTCACCCACTGGTGAGCCGTAGCTTTTAATCTCGCCATCAAGTACATCTCCACCCAGGTAAGTATACCTCTGTCTGTCTTGTCAGGTTTGTATATCCTAAAACTTGAATTAAATATACATAAGCCGTTTCAATATCCGTTTGGAAGTACTCCGCAACAATGGAGGAGAGTTGGATTAAGGCTTCCTGCAGAATTTCTTCATCCGACATTTGGGTAGTGCTAACCACGTGTGCATTGGTTACGACATATCCATCAGGCGTAATAATGGCACCTGAACCATATCCACCAACAAAGGTCTGGTAATCTAGTTGTTGAAGGAGTGCTTCCAATTCAGGGAAAACGTCATATAACTCCCATTGAACGATGGCGTAGTCATAGACTCGAACAACGGCCGGCTTAGAATATTCAGCTAGCTTCTTAGCTTGATCAATGTGAGAAGTGTTTGGTTTAATGCTCATTAGAAAGAAAGAAGTAACGATTACCGCAATAAGCAATATGCTAATCGGTACGGTAAATAAGGCCCTCTTTTTCATCACACTCACCTCTTATAAAGGAATGTAAAGCCTTTATAACTATATTCACTATATGAAACAATTTATTTTGTACACACAAATAAATTAGCCCACCAGCGTACTAGCATATAAGAAAATCCACGGCCAAATGAACTAATTTCTTGGAAAATTTAATCATCATCACTGCAACGAATTAACGCGCTGGGGGACTGTCCCCAGCGCGTTAATTTGTTAAGTTTTGTGCAAAATTATGACATAAACATTGCAAGGGGTTTGGGATAATTTTGTCGAATAATAGTAATAATGAGAAGAAAGAGGTGAACGGAATGATGGAGCATGAAGACTTTTATCAAAGCTTTAGGAAGAAGATGCAGTGGTGGGAAAAAGTGAGGACGGCAAGACGAATAAATATGTAGAAATATTAATGTTTGGTCCAGATCTATTCCATTTGTTATGTAAATTATCGGTTGATAACAATGTAACCTTTTCTGATAAAGCCAAATTAGGAGCCGCAATTGCCTATTTTATCTCCCCTGTAGATTTGGTTCCTGAAGCATTGATGGGTCCAATCGGTTATGTAGATGATATCGCCGTTGCCGCCTATGTACTGAATAACATAATAAATAATACGAGCCCTGACATCGTAAGGGAGCACTGGGCAGGCGATCAGGATGTGTTAGAAGTCATTAAAAAAATTATTGCCACTGCCGATAAGATGGTTGGCGCAGGCATCGTGAAAAAGATCCGCAAGAAATTTGGCGTATAGGAAGACAATGGGGGACAAGCTTTCACTACTTTAACAATTTAGTGTAGTGGGGGACAGTCCCCTATTGCGTTAATGCGTTACTCCTGTGAGGGACTGTCCCCCAGTACATTAACGCGTTTTTGCTTTCCAGCTTAGGAAAAAACATGTTATTGACTTTTCTTTCGGCTGGATTTATAGTTAAAAATGTTCTACTAATATAATATTTTACCCTCATCCTAACCGATGAGGTAGAGGTCGCGGTTTTGATTAGTAAAGTAATGGAGATGGAGAGACATCAATGAAGTTACTTGAAAGGTAAAATCGCCGAAGCTTGGACTTTTTCTCTAAAGAGCCTTGGCTGGGGCTGTTTCCGAATAGGAACAGAACTGTCACGCTTGTCATAAACCACGGCAGGTGTGTTGAGCTATCTTAATGGAAGGTTTGATGGTGTTAAATAGAGAATGCCTGCGAAAATCGTTGGCTTTTTTTATTGAAATAATACACTCCTTCCTATTAAAAAAAGAAAAGGAGTTTTTTTATATGAGTCAAAACAATGCAACAGCACGTGTTTTACCCAGGTCGGATGAAGCACAGCAGCAAGAACCACAATTAAGGCGTGGCCTTCAAGCTCGTCACTTATCGATGATCTCCATTGGTGGAGCAATTGGTACAGGTCTATTTTTAGCAAGTGGATCGGCGATTCATACAGCAGGCCCAGGAGGGGCACTACTTGCTTATGTGATTATAGGAATCATGGTTTATTTTTTAATGACAAGTCTTGGTGAGCTAGCATCTTATATGCCGGAGGCAGGATCGTTTAGTACCTATGCAACAAAATTTGTTGATCCATCATTGGGCTTTGCGCTTGGTTGGAACTATTGGTATAACTGGGCGATTACAGTAGCAGCGGAATTAGTTGCTGGAGCTTTAATCGTGAAATTTTGGCTTCCAGATAGCTCCTCGCTTCTATGGAGCGCACTATTTTTAGCAATCATGTTCGGATTAAACTATATGTCTGTTAAAGGTTTTGGTGAGTCAGAGTTCTGGTTCGCTTTAATCAAAGTAGTGACGATTATTATTTTCCTTGCTGTCGGTATCTTAATGATTTTTGGAGTATTTACGGGAGAAGCTGTTGGATTCTCTAACTTTATGCTAGAAGATGGACCTTTCCATGGCGGATTCTTCACGATGATTGGAATTTTCATG
The DNA window shown above is from Bacillus sp. T3 and carries:
- a CDS encoding retron system putative HNH endonuclease encodes the protein MKHIEKKPSPSAFEHWKKSAGGSASYPTIPPAIKNIVRESLLDEQYWLCCYCGLSLTRNNIHIEHFRPQSKFRSLQLDYRNLHASCMGKLVHHDKEVSDFCGHSKKDWFDPDLMVSPLDPNCESYFEYGFDGTVIGANHNRAAEETIHRLGLNTYLPIKQREEAINAIFDLIDFSDTEQIKEMIQFLETPDSTNRLPSFGYIISRLLKTLL
- a CDS encoding YkvA family protein; this encodes MVGKSEDGKTNKYVEILMFGPDLFHLLCKLSVDNNVTFSDKAKLGAAIAYFISPVDLVPEALMGPIGYVDDIAVAAYVLNNIINNTSPDIVREHWAGDQDVLEVIKKIIATADKMVGAGIVKKIRKKFGV
- a CDS encoding AAA family ATPase; the encoded protein is MKITEIVLENFRGFNQLQLRFCGKNVVLVGTNGVGKSTILNAAIIVLSRFVEVLSYGISKKISLSETDIKNGNQGLKIKCSLTYDGHVGELELTKIKATEAGSKLVVKDTTKEIISHLHKKLAEDESFNAPIFVNYPVHRNVKDIPEKIKARKGLDPYSAYHQCFSRDVDFGSFFEWFLQQSQIESLRAGTDSISQEEDAAKPLQSAPASLEPSWENQLNAVRKAIYNFLPGFSDLKVLRNGKARVIVTKGKQCLEVNQLSNGEKVTLAMIGDLARRLALANPSLENPLEGEGIVLIDEIELHLHPAWQREIINLLQSTFPNIQFILSTHSPQVLGELSDAEIFFVTQEEDGEEIKVRSVPSLFGKDSNMILEQFMGVAEKNEEIKYMLQKLFRYIMESKLVEAKRMQEQLVEILGSDDPNLVKADMIIRRKESLGQ
- a CDS encoding trypsin-like peptidase domain-containing protein, which gives rise to MGEKDGDWKDVAVLKIEGKNLPTLKLGNSDAVEDQEKVWAIGYPSVVEFNILSVDSSLESTMNSGEISATSKKLETGTSVIQINAATSTGNSGGPVINDKGEIVGLLTFGSELTGFDFMMPVNTVKEFVNQAGAKNTSSETDKLFKEGLDLYWGGYYKDALEKFESVKRIFPNHSSIDKYITDSEKKVDDSKILWSNYSTIFYIVDGLAGLLIIILMLFTFVFVPKKPKVMAITAGGPAVDHRAGPRITQQTESLPRAGAGPGSGPIAGASPPTSPNHNAPNQNNVGNIDSPDAQLSSQQQQTPQSPKTDDQNKNE